Genomic window (Deferribacter desulfuricans SSM1):
TATAGTAATAGTCGTAATTGTATACAATAGAAAAGATGTATCTTTTTAGTTTTATAAGTCTTTAATTTTAAAAGAGTTTTATGCCGCACACCGGCTTTTTTGAAAAGAATATTTTATAACTTTCAAAAAACTGTTTAATTTATTATCAAGAATACTAAAATTTTAAACATAGACAATAACAGGAATATCTTATAATTTAAAAAGAATTCTTTACATTATAATTTTAGATAATTTAGTGGAATATTTTATAAGTTACAAGTATTACATTATGTATTAGATAGAATATTTTAAATAGTTAAATGAAACTAACGAAATATTCAATAATACCATAAAGTAATTAAAAAAATATTTGACATTTTATATAATTAATTATATAATATAAAATAAAAGGAGATTTTTATGATAGATAACTTAAATGGAATAATATGTTATTATATGTTTCAGACTTTTATGACTGAAAGGGCTTTTTTTGTTAAAACAAACGATATTAATGAAATTGTTTTGTTAAAAGAGTTTTTATCCCTCCACCACCCACAAGACACATTCTTTTAGGTAGGTGATGTAGTGGGTGTCTTCTGGGTTTCAATATATTGTTTGATAACCTCAAGCGGAGCTCCACCACAGGAACCTGCAAAATAGCTTGGAGACCATAAAGCGTTTTTCCAGTAATACTGCCTTAATTCAGGATGGATTTGTTTTAGCTTTCTGGAAGAAACACCTTTTAGCGAATTTACCAGTTTTGAGACTGCCACCTTTGGCGGATAGTTTACAAGCAAATGGACATGGTCGCTTTCTCCATTTAATTCTATCAGTTCTGCCTCAAAATCTTGACAGACTTTGGCGAAGATTTCCTTTAAGGTTTCTAAGTGTTTCTTTTGAAATACGCTCTTTCTGTATTTAGTTACAAAGACCAAATGCACATGCAGAAGAAAAACACAATGCCTACCAGTTCTAATTTTACTTGACTTTTCCATAGACCAATACTATAATATAACAATGATTACATGTCAAGCCTTTAAATTTAAACTCAAGACCAATGAAGAGTTAGAAAACAAGTTCGCCCAATTTGCCGGCTCTTGTAGGTTTGTATGGAATAAAGCTATTGCTTTAATAAAACAAAAGCTTGATATAAAAAAGGTAGATAAAATCATCAATATCCACTTGCCACAATATTACAAAAATACTGCTACTATACCTACCTATAACGAAATGGCGGGAATGCTTAAATTATGGAAACAATCCGAAGAATACGCTTTCTTAAAAGAAGCACATTCT
Coding sequences:
- the tnpA gene encoding IS200/IS605 family transposase translates to MEKSSKIRTGRHCVFLLHVHLVFVTKYRKSVFQKKHLETLKEIFAKVCQDFEAELIELNGESDHVHLLVNYPPKVAVSKLVNSLKGVSSRKLKQIHPELRQYYWKNALWSPSYFAGSCGGAPLEVIKQYIETQKTPTTSPT